One genomic window of Cydia splendana chromosome 16, ilCydSple1.2, whole genome shotgun sequence includes the following:
- the LOC134798327 gene encoding ejaculatory bulb-specific protein 3-like, with product MKSGIVFACLLVAVLAADKYNSKYDNFDVETLITNDRLLKSYVNCFLDKGRCTPEGTDFKKTLPEAVETTCAKCTEKQKGNIKKVIKAIQTRHPRQWDELVKKNDPTGKHIANFNKFIES from the exons ATGAAGAGCGGTATCGTGTTTGCTTGTCTGCTGGTCGCGGTGTTGGCGGCCGATAAATATAACTCCAAATACGACAATTTCGATGTGGAGACGCTGATCACAAACGACAGACTACTGAAGTCGTATGTAAATTGCTTCTTGGATAAGGGCCGCTGCACACCTGAAGGCACGGATTTCAAGA AGACCCTGCCTGAAGCCGTAGAGACCACGTGCGCAAAATGCACAGAGAAGCAGAAAGGCAACATCAAGAAGGTGATCAAAGCGATCCAGACGCGACACCCCAGGCAGTGGGACGAGCTCGTCAAGAAGAACGACCCGACTGGCAAACACATTGCCAACTTCAACAAGTTCATTGAGAGCTAA
- the LOC134798328 gene encoding ejaculatory bulb-specific protein 3-like: protein MRVFLFCFLVCSVVSDDYYNRRYDYFDVDTLVENPRLLQKYMECFLDKGPCTPVGRVFKRVLPELVATGCAKCTPSQRRFAKRTFAAFKRDLPESHAELKKKIDPTNQNYDNFERKIADA from the exons ATGAGAGTGTTTTTGTTTTGCTTCCTTGTTTGTTCAGTCGTGTCTGACGATTATTACAATAGAAGATACGACTATTTCGACGTCGATACCTTGGTTGAGAATCCCAGGCTTCTGCAGAAATATATGGAATGCTTCTTGGATAAAGGGCCTTGTACTCCAGTGGGAAGAGTGTTCAAAC GGGTCCTGCCAGAATTAGTGGCCACGGGCTGTGCGAAGTGCACGCCGTCGCAACGACGCTTCGCCAAGCGCACCTTCGCGGCCTTTAAACGAGACCTTCCTGAAAGCCATGCCGAGCTGAAGAAGAAGATAGATCCTACCAATCAGAACTACGACAACTTTGAAAGGAAGATCGCTGATGCTTAA